One Lutra lutra chromosome 7, mLutLut1.2, whole genome shotgun sequence DNA window includes the following coding sequences:
- the LOC125104288 gene encoding cytosolic phospholipase A2 beta isoform X5: MVWDSTCRGWRAGGQELYTPATYQLTEEDSFEIVDEEAMEKAKIPGTCLLTVRVLQAHGLPSKDLVTPSDCYVSLWLPTASSHRLQTRTVKNSRNPIWNQSFRFRIHSQLKNVLQLQVFDQDLLTSDDPMLSVLFDLGTLQAGDFRRESFSLNPQGEERLEVEFRLQRLTDCAEQLVSNGILVARELSCLHVRLEEAGDQKQSEGRVQLVVPGSCEGQQEASGGAGPVCFHCPACWEQELGILLQGAPQEQLKVPLSALPSGQVVRLVFPTSQEPLMRVELRKEGPRELAVRLGCGLCAEEQAFLSRRKQLVARALKQALQLDDDLQEDEVPVVAVMATGGGIRAMLSLYGQLAGLRELGLLDCVCYITGASGSTWALTNLYEDPEWSQKDLAGPTESLKTQVTKSKLGVLAPSQLQRYQQELAERARLGHPSCFTNLWALISEGLLHEEPCDRTLSDQREALSRGQNPLPIYCALNTKEKGLTTFEFGEWCEFSPYEVGFPKYGAFIPSELFGSEFFMGRLTKQLPESRICFLEGIWSNLYAANLQDSLYWASEPSQFWDRWAQDQASRDKEQVPLLKIEEPPTGTGRIAEFFTDLLTRRPLAQATHNFLRGLHFHKDYFHDPYFSTWKATKLDGFPNQLTPAEPHLCLLDVGYLINTSFPPLLRPTRDVDLVLSLDYNLEGAFQQLQLLGRLCGEQGIPFPPISPSPEEQHQPRECHLFLDPDCPDAPAVLHFPLVDNSFREYSAPGIPRTPAEKVAGEVNLSPSDSPYHYSKLTYSLEDADKLLRLTHYNICNNREQLLEALRGAMLRRRQRRHHQPQ, from the exons gCAAAGATTCCTGGGACCTGCTTGCTCACCGTTCGTGTCCTGCAGGCCCATGGCCTGCCCTCAAAGGATCTAG TGACCCCCTCTGACTGCTATGTGAGTCTGTGGCTGCCCACAGCCTCTAGCCACAGGCTCCAGACACGCACGGTCAAGAACAGCAGAAACCCCATCTGGAATCAGAGCTTTCGCTTTCGAATCCACAGCCAGCTCAAG aatgtcttGCAGCTGCAAGTCTTTGACCAGGACCTTCTGACCAGTGATGACCCCATGTTGTCAGTGCTGTTTGACTTGGGGACTTTGCAGGCTGGGGACTTTCGCCGAGAGAGCTTCTCACTGAACCCTCAG GGTGAGGAGCGGCTAGAAGTTGAATTTCGGCTGCAGAGACT GACAGACTGTGCTGAGCAGCTCGTCAGTAATGGCATCCTGGTG GCCCGGGAGCTCTCCTGCTTGCATGTTCgactggaggaggcaggggatCAGAAAC AGTCTGAGGGCAGAGTTCAGCTTGTGGTTCCTGGGTCCTGTGAGGGTCAACAGGAGGCCTCCGGAGGTGCTGGCCCCGTCTGCTTCCATTGCCCGGCCTGCTGGGAGCAGGAGCTGGGTATTCTTCTGCAG GGTGCCCCTCAAGAGCAACTGAAGGTGCCCCTAAGCGCCTTGCCCTCCGGCCAAGTAGTGAGGCTTGTCTTCCCTACATCCCAG gagcccctgatgagGGTGGAGCTGAGAAAAGAAGG ACCAAGGGAGCTTGCGGTGCGCCTGGGCTGTGGCCTCTGTGCGGAGGAGCAGGCCTTCCTGAGCAGGAGGAAGCAGCTGGTGGCCAGAGCCCTAAAGCAGGCCCTGCAACTGGATGATGACCTGCAGGAAGACGAG GTCCCCGTGGTCGCTGTCATGGCCACCGGCGGTGGGATCCGGGCAATGTTGTCCCTCTACGGGCAGCTGGCCGGACTGAGGGAGCTGGGGCTCTTGGATTGTGTCTGCTACATCACAGGGGCCTCAGGCTCCACCTG GGCTTTGACCAACCTCTATGAGGACCCAGAATGGTCTCAGAAGGACCTGGCGGGACCCACCGAGTCCCTGAAGACACAGGTGACCAAGAGCAAGTTGGGCGTGCTTGCCCCCAGCCAGCTGCAGCGGTACCAGCAGGAACTGGCTGAGCGGGCCCGCCTGGGCCACCCGTCCTGCTTCACCAACCTGTGGGCCCTCATCAGTGAGGGCCTGCTGCACGAGGAG CCCTGTGACCGCACACTCTCAGACCAGCGGGAGGCCCTGAGTCGGGGCCAGAACCCTCTGCCCATCTACTGTGCCCTTAACACCAAGGAGAAGGGCCTGACCACCTTTGAATTTGGAG AGTGGTGCGAGTTCTCCCCGTATGAGGTTGGCTTTCCCAAGTATGGTGCCTTCATCCCCTCTGAGCTTTTCGGCTCTGAGTTCTTCATGGGGCGCCTGACCAAGCAACTTCCTGAGTCCCGAATCTGCTTCCTCGAAG GTATCTGGAGCAATCTGTATGCAGCCAACCTCCAGGACAGCTTATACTGGGCCTCAGAGCCCAGCCAGTTCTGGGACCGCTGGGCACAGGATCAGGCCAGCCGGG ACAAGGAGCAGGTCCCTCTTCTGAAGATAGAAGAGCCTCCCACGGGGACCGGAAGGATTGCAGAGTTTTTCACTGATCTTCTGACACGGCGCCCACTGGCCCAGGCCACCCATAATTTCCTGCGTGGCCTCCATTTCCATAAGGACTATTTCCATGATCCTTACTTTTCCACCTGGAAAG CCACCAAACTGGATGGGTTCCCCAACCAGCTGACACCTGCTGAACCTCACCTTTGTCTGCTGGATGTTGGCTACCTTATCAACACCAGCTTCCCACCCCTTCTGCGGCCCACGCGGGATGTGGACCTCGTCCTGTCGCTGGATTACAACCTCGAAGGAGCCTTTCAG CAGCTGCAGCTTCTGGGCCGGCTGTGTGGGGAGCAGGGCATCCCATTCCCACCCATCTCGCCCAGCCCTGAGGAACAGCACCAGCCTCGCGAGTGCCACTTGTTCCTAGACCCAGACTGCCCCGACGCCCCGGCGGTGCTGCACTTCCCTCTGGTGGACAACTCCTTCCGGGAGTATTCGGCCCCGG GCATCCCACGGACCCCAGCAGAGAAGGTGGCTGGGGAGGTGAACCTGTCTCCCTCCGACTCTCCCTACCACTACTCGAAGCTGACCTACAGCCTGGAGGACGCAGACAAGCTGCTCCGCCTGACCCACTACAACATCTGCAATAACCGGGAGCAGCTGCTGGAGGCCCTGCGGGGTGCCATGCTGCGGAGGCGACAGCGCCGGCACCACCAACCCCAGTGA
- the LOC125104288 gene encoding cytosolic phospholipase A2 beta isoform X6 produces the protein MALAKIPGTCLLTVRVLQAHGLPSKDLVTPSDCYVSLWLPTASSHRLQTRTVKNSRNPIWNQSFRFRIHSQLKNVLQLQVFDQDLLTSDDPMLSVLFDLGTLQAGDFRRESFSLNPQGEERLEVEFRLQRLTDCAEQLVSNGILVARELSCLHVRLEEAGDQKQSEGRVQLVVPGSCEGQQEASGGAGPVCFHCPACWEQELGILLQGAPQEQLKVPLSALPSGQVVRLVFPTSQEPLMRVELRKEGPRELAVRLGCGLCAEEQAFLSRRKQLVARALKQALQLDDDLQEDEVPVVAVMATGGGIRAMLSLYGQLAGLRELGLLDCVCYITGASGSTWALTNLYEDPEWSQKDLAGPTESLKTQVTKSKLGVLAPSQLQRYQQELAERARLGHPSCFTNLWALISEGLLHEEPCDRTLSDQREALSRGQNPLPIYCALNTKEKGLTTFEFGEWCEFSPYEVGFPKYGAFIPSELFGSEFFMGRLTKQLPESRICFLEGIWSNLYAANLQDSLYWASEPSQFWDRWAQDQASRDKEQVPLLKIEEPPTGTGRIAEFFTDLLTRRPLAQATHNFLRGLHFHKDYFHDPYFSTWKATKLDGFPNQLTPAEPHLCLLDVGYLINTSFPPLLRPTRDVDLVLSLDYNLEGAFQQLQLLGRLCGEQGIPFPPISPSPEEQHQPRECHLFLDPDCPDAPAVLHFPLVDNSFREYSAPGIPRTPAEKVAGEVNLSPSDSPYHYSKLTYSLEDADKLLRLTHYNICNNREQLLEALRGAMLRRRQRRHHQPQ, from the exons gCAAAGATTCCTGGGACCTGCTTGCTCACCGTTCGTGTCCTGCAGGCCCATGGCCTGCCCTCAAAGGATCTAG TGACCCCCTCTGACTGCTATGTGAGTCTGTGGCTGCCCACAGCCTCTAGCCACAGGCTCCAGACACGCACGGTCAAGAACAGCAGAAACCCCATCTGGAATCAGAGCTTTCGCTTTCGAATCCACAGCCAGCTCAAG aatgtcttGCAGCTGCAAGTCTTTGACCAGGACCTTCTGACCAGTGATGACCCCATGTTGTCAGTGCTGTTTGACTTGGGGACTTTGCAGGCTGGGGACTTTCGCCGAGAGAGCTTCTCACTGAACCCTCAG GGTGAGGAGCGGCTAGAAGTTGAATTTCGGCTGCAGAGACT GACAGACTGTGCTGAGCAGCTCGTCAGTAATGGCATCCTGGTG GCCCGGGAGCTCTCCTGCTTGCATGTTCgactggaggaggcaggggatCAGAAAC AGTCTGAGGGCAGAGTTCAGCTTGTGGTTCCTGGGTCCTGTGAGGGTCAACAGGAGGCCTCCGGAGGTGCTGGCCCCGTCTGCTTCCATTGCCCGGCCTGCTGGGAGCAGGAGCTGGGTATTCTTCTGCAG GGTGCCCCTCAAGAGCAACTGAAGGTGCCCCTAAGCGCCTTGCCCTCCGGCCAAGTAGTGAGGCTTGTCTTCCCTACATCCCAG gagcccctgatgagGGTGGAGCTGAGAAAAGAAGG ACCAAGGGAGCTTGCGGTGCGCCTGGGCTGTGGCCTCTGTGCGGAGGAGCAGGCCTTCCTGAGCAGGAGGAAGCAGCTGGTGGCCAGAGCCCTAAAGCAGGCCCTGCAACTGGATGATGACCTGCAGGAAGACGAG GTCCCCGTGGTCGCTGTCATGGCCACCGGCGGTGGGATCCGGGCAATGTTGTCCCTCTACGGGCAGCTGGCCGGACTGAGGGAGCTGGGGCTCTTGGATTGTGTCTGCTACATCACAGGGGCCTCAGGCTCCACCTG GGCTTTGACCAACCTCTATGAGGACCCAGAATGGTCTCAGAAGGACCTGGCGGGACCCACCGAGTCCCTGAAGACACAGGTGACCAAGAGCAAGTTGGGCGTGCTTGCCCCCAGCCAGCTGCAGCGGTACCAGCAGGAACTGGCTGAGCGGGCCCGCCTGGGCCACCCGTCCTGCTTCACCAACCTGTGGGCCCTCATCAGTGAGGGCCTGCTGCACGAGGAG CCCTGTGACCGCACACTCTCAGACCAGCGGGAGGCCCTGAGTCGGGGCCAGAACCCTCTGCCCATCTACTGTGCCCTTAACACCAAGGAGAAGGGCCTGACCACCTTTGAATTTGGAG AGTGGTGCGAGTTCTCCCCGTATGAGGTTGGCTTTCCCAAGTATGGTGCCTTCATCCCCTCTGAGCTTTTCGGCTCTGAGTTCTTCATGGGGCGCCTGACCAAGCAACTTCCTGAGTCCCGAATCTGCTTCCTCGAAG GTATCTGGAGCAATCTGTATGCAGCCAACCTCCAGGACAGCTTATACTGGGCCTCAGAGCCCAGCCAGTTCTGGGACCGCTGGGCACAGGATCAGGCCAGCCGGG ACAAGGAGCAGGTCCCTCTTCTGAAGATAGAAGAGCCTCCCACGGGGACCGGAAGGATTGCAGAGTTTTTCACTGATCTTCTGACACGGCGCCCACTGGCCCAGGCCACCCATAATTTCCTGCGTGGCCTCCATTTCCATAAGGACTATTTCCATGATCCTTACTTTTCCACCTGGAAAG CCACCAAACTGGATGGGTTCCCCAACCAGCTGACACCTGCTGAACCTCACCTTTGTCTGCTGGATGTTGGCTACCTTATCAACACCAGCTTCCCACCCCTTCTGCGGCCCACGCGGGATGTGGACCTCGTCCTGTCGCTGGATTACAACCTCGAAGGAGCCTTTCAG CAGCTGCAGCTTCTGGGCCGGCTGTGTGGGGAGCAGGGCATCCCATTCCCACCCATCTCGCCCAGCCCTGAGGAACAGCACCAGCCTCGCGAGTGCCACTTGTTCCTAGACCCAGACTGCCCCGACGCCCCGGCGGTGCTGCACTTCCCTCTGGTGGACAACTCCTTCCGGGAGTATTCGGCCCCGG GCATCCCACGGACCCCAGCAGAGAAGGTGGCTGGGGAGGTGAACCTGTCTCCCTCCGACTCTCCCTACCACTACTCGAAGCTGACCTACAGCCTGGAGGACGCAGACAAGCTGCTCCGCCTGACCCACTACAACATCTGCAATAACCGGGAGCAGCTGCTGGAGGCCCTGCGGGGTGCCATGCTGCGGAGGCGACAGCGCCGGCACCACCAACCCCAGTGA
- the LOC125104288 gene encoding cytosolic phospholipase A2 beta isoform X4: protein MKKPWRRYPGSHWTHWLRIWPGTPVTVRPGPFAAQCRPVRCSTCRPCGSTMCSSPTAALRAKIPGTCLLTVRVLQAHGLPSKDLVTPSDCYVSLWLPTASSHRLQTRTVKNSRNPIWNQSFRFRIHSQLKNVLQLQVFDQDLLTSDDPMLSVLFDLGTLQAGDFRRESFSLNPQGEERLEVEFRLQRLTDCAEQLVSNGILVARELSCLHVRLEEAGDQKQSEGRVQLVVPGSCEGQQEASGGAGPVCFHCPACWEQELGILLQGAPQEQLKVPLSALPSGQVVRLVFPTSQEPLMRVELRKEGPRELAVRLGCGLCAEEQAFLSRRKQLVARALKQALQLDDDLQEDEVPVVAVMATGGGIRAMLSLYGQLAGLRELGLLDCVCYITGASGSTWALTNLYEDPEWSQKDLAGPTESLKTQVTKSKLGVLAPSQLQRYQQELAERARLGHPSCFTNLWALISEGLLHEEPCDRTLSDQREALSRGQNPLPIYCALNTKEKGLTTFEFGEWCEFSPYEVGFPKYGAFIPSELFGSEFFMGRLTKQLPESRICFLEGIWSNLYAANLQDSLYWASEPSQFWDRWAQDQASRDKEQVPLLKIEEPPTGTGRIAEFFTDLLTRRPLAQATHNFLRGLHFHKDYFHDPYFSTWKATKLDGFPNQLTPAEPHLCLLDVGYLINTSFPPLLRPTRDVDLVLSLDYNLEGAFQQLQLLGRLCGEQGIPFPPISPSPEEQHQPRECHLFLDPDCPDAPAVLHFPLVDNSFREYSAPGIPRTPAEKVAGEVNLSPSDSPYHYSKLTYSLEDADKLLRLTHYNICNNREQLLEALRGAMLRRRQRRHHQPQ, encoded by the exons gCAAAGATTCCTGGGACCTGCTTGCTCACCGTTCGTGTCCTGCAGGCCCATGGCCTGCCCTCAAAGGATCTAG TGACCCCCTCTGACTGCTATGTGAGTCTGTGGCTGCCCACAGCCTCTAGCCACAGGCTCCAGACACGCACGGTCAAGAACAGCAGAAACCCCATCTGGAATCAGAGCTTTCGCTTTCGAATCCACAGCCAGCTCAAG aatgtcttGCAGCTGCAAGTCTTTGACCAGGACCTTCTGACCAGTGATGACCCCATGTTGTCAGTGCTGTTTGACTTGGGGACTTTGCAGGCTGGGGACTTTCGCCGAGAGAGCTTCTCACTGAACCCTCAG GGTGAGGAGCGGCTAGAAGTTGAATTTCGGCTGCAGAGACT GACAGACTGTGCTGAGCAGCTCGTCAGTAATGGCATCCTGGTG GCCCGGGAGCTCTCCTGCTTGCATGTTCgactggaggaggcaggggatCAGAAAC AGTCTGAGGGCAGAGTTCAGCTTGTGGTTCCTGGGTCCTGTGAGGGTCAACAGGAGGCCTCCGGAGGTGCTGGCCCCGTCTGCTTCCATTGCCCGGCCTGCTGGGAGCAGGAGCTGGGTATTCTTCTGCAG GGTGCCCCTCAAGAGCAACTGAAGGTGCCCCTAAGCGCCTTGCCCTCCGGCCAAGTAGTGAGGCTTGTCTTCCCTACATCCCAG gagcccctgatgagGGTGGAGCTGAGAAAAGAAGG ACCAAGGGAGCTTGCGGTGCGCCTGGGCTGTGGCCTCTGTGCGGAGGAGCAGGCCTTCCTGAGCAGGAGGAAGCAGCTGGTGGCCAGAGCCCTAAAGCAGGCCCTGCAACTGGATGATGACCTGCAGGAAGACGAG GTCCCCGTGGTCGCTGTCATGGCCACCGGCGGTGGGATCCGGGCAATGTTGTCCCTCTACGGGCAGCTGGCCGGACTGAGGGAGCTGGGGCTCTTGGATTGTGTCTGCTACATCACAGGGGCCTCAGGCTCCACCTG GGCTTTGACCAACCTCTATGAGGACCCAGAATGGTCTCAGAAGGACCTGGCGGGACCCACCGAGTCCCTGAAGACACAGGTGACCAAGAGCAAGTTGGGCGTGCTTGCCCCCAGCCAGCTGCAGCGGTACCAGCAGGAACTGGCTGAGCGGGCCCGCCTGGGCCACCCGTCCTGCTTCACCAACCTGTGGGCCCTCATCAGTGAGGGCCTGCTGCACGAGGAG CCCTGTGACCGCACACTCTCAGACCAGCGGGAGGCCCTGAGTCGGGGCCAGAACCCTCTGCCCATCTACTGTGCCCTTAACACCAAGGAGAAGGGCCTGACCACCTTTGAATTTGGAG AGTGGTGCGAGTTCTCCCCGTATGAGGTTGGCTTTCCCAAGTATGGTGCCTTCATCCCCTCTGAGCTTTTCGGCTCTGAGTTCTTCATGGGGCGCCTGACCAAGCAACTTCCTGAGTCCCGAATCTGCTTCCTCGAAG GTATCTGGAGCAATCTGTATGCAGCCAACCTCCAGGACAGCTTATACTGGGCCTCAGAGCCCAGCCAGTTCTGGGACCGCTGGGCACAGGATCAGGCCAGCCGGG ACAAGGAGCAGGTCCCTCTTCTGAAGATAGAAGAGCCTCCCACGGGGACCGGAAGGATTGCAGAGTTTTTCACTGATCTTCTGACACGGCGCCCACTGGCCCAGGCCACCCATAATTTCCTGCGTGGCCTCCATTTCCATAAGGACTATTTCCATGATCCTTACTTTTCCACCTGGAAAG CCACCAAACTGGATGGGTTCCCCAACCAGCTGACACCTGCTGAACCTCACCTTTGTCTGCTGGATGTTGGCTACCTTATCAACACCAGCTTCCCACCCCTTCTGCGGCCCACGCGGGATGTGGACCTCGTCCTGTCGCTGGATTACAACCTCGAAGGAGCCTTTCAG CAGCTGCAGCTTCTGGGCCGGCTGTGTGGGGAGCAGGGCATCCCATTCCCACCCATCTCGCCCAGCCCTGAGGAACAGCACCAGCCTCGCGAGTGCCACTTGTTCCTAGACCCAGACTGCCCCGACGCCCCGGCGGTGCTGCACTTCCCTCTGGTGGACAACTCCTTCCGGGAGTATTCGGCCCCGG GCATCCCACGGACCCCAGCAGAGAAGGTGGCTGGGGAGGTGAACCTGTCTCCCTCCGACTCTCCCTACCACTACTCGAAGCTGACCTACAGCCTGGAGGACGCAGACAAGCTGCTCCGCCTGACCCACTACAACATCTGCAATAACCGGGAGCAGCTGCTGGAGGCCCTGCGGGGTGCCATGCTGCGGAGGCGACAGCGCCGGCACCACCAACCCCAGTGA